The segment tgggtttggatttcagcccagggaggagggagagtgtgtggtacagggatttactgatttgggggaacaagagaggcaattttccttttagcatggccaatcaacctaactcgcacatctttggactgaatttcTATCTCGATTGACCGTGACGATTTTTGttaactccttttacaggtgaggtgaGGAAACATCACATAAAAATCAGATTGAGTATCGACTTATTTGGACCTGAATATCCTGAGACTTTgaacgtggaaggagaaatgtttgtctgttctgcctggaggagaagatttcaaacatcagtgtgactggaaaagcactgagacacacacacccaagtgagagtgttccagtgaactgactgtggaaaaagcttaaaccagttacacagcctgaaaaaacatcacaccattcacagctgggagaaactgtacatatgttgtgtgtgtggacaagacttcaactgatcatccaaccttgagagacacaaggacactggcactatggagaaaccgtggaaatgtgaggattgtgggaagggattcaattatcctTCCCATCTCGAAACTCATTGTCGcagtcacacaggagagagaccgttcatctgctgtgtgtgtggaaaaggTTTTGTTCAGTCACAACACATGCAGTCACACCAACGCTCTCATTCCAATAAGAGACATTTAAAATGTTccaactgtgagaagagctttaagagcaaaaagcacttgaaacagcaccaacgcacacacactggagagaggccgttcatctgttctgtgtgtgggaagggattcactcagtcagccactCTGATAAGACACCAGCAGACTCACACGGgaaaaaggccgttcacctgctcagtgtgtgggaaaggattcattcagtcatccaccctgctgaggcatctgcgagttcacactggggagaggccgttcccttGCTTcaactgtgggaaggaattcactcggttAGACACTCTCAGTTTGCATCAACATGTTCACACtgaaaaattactttttaaacaTTACGAATGAGAGAAGAGTGAGTTGCAGACACACCAATGCATTTGTGTTGAAGAGTGGATGctcacctgctctgtctgtggaaGGGACTTATTCAGTCACAACACCTATTGAGACATCAGTAAGTTTTTGTGCAAGGGTGGGATTCTGTCAATCACTTCCATTGTGTGTTTCTGCTCATGTTAAACTCCAACCCTGTTATAGGAGTTATTGATATTCTAGATAAATGTCACTAAGTCAGTTTTTATGGAAATGCGCAGTGCTGTGTTAATATTTCTCCAATGGAAGAGGAGACTAATTGATGTCCTGCTGCCAGCTTCATTTTGGGGCCTTTTATCATTTCGAACTGTAGATTATTTCAGTTCTCACGCCTTCGGTTAGTCTCATGGACAATTCTCAGCTCCCCATATTTTCCAGAGTGTCTCTCCTGGCGCTGGGATCCAGGGAAGTTATCGGTCACAGTCCTGTGATCAATAAAGCTAAAACCAAGTCTGCTTGTTGTTTTTGACTCTTGGACTTCACCCCTGTCCCaaaacatctctctcttctttgaCATGTGAATGGAACATGATGCCTGCAAACCTGGTTTCAATTGAAATCGTCTCAGCaaatttaacaggagcctgcaggctgatgagacagtgttacactgtcagtgtgttcctgtactgctctgtatttaacaggagtctgcaggctgatgagacagtgttacactgtcagtgtgttcctctgctgctctgtatttaacaggagcctgcaggctgatgagactgtgttacactgtcagtgtgttcctctgctgctctgtatttaacaggagcctgcaggctgatgaaacagtgttacactgtcagtgtgttcctgtacagctctgtatttaacaggagcctgcaggctgatgagactgtgttacactgtcagtgtgttcctgtgccgctctgtatttaacaggagcctgcaggctgatgagactgtgttacactgtcagtgtgttcctgtgctgctctgtatttaacaggagcatCCAGACTGATGAgactgtgttacactgtcagtgtgttcctctgctgctctgtatttaacaagAGCCTCCAGACTGATGAGACTCTTCTACGGTCAGTGTGCTCCTCTACTGTGGAGCCTTTGCTGTTATGAAATGTGGGTGAATAGTAATGAACCCCACATCGTTGCTCATGTTGCTGTGATTGTGCAGAAAGGGGATGTGTAAAGAGCTGGTCTTTGTGTGGAGATGTGAACCAAGGAAATGGTATCTGTTTGTGACAGTGACACAGCCTGTGCTCACACTCAGAACAATGCACACATATCATTCTGGTTACGGTTTGAACAGGGTCAGATCATAACTGTAGTGAACAATTTAAATATAACTATCTCCAGTGTAGCTGCAGCTTGTTCAATCAGAGCTGAGGAGGAGAGAGCTCTGAATCCACTGTATTACCTCTGTTCTCCAGACTGGGTAACTTTTTAAATCGAATGATATTTCATTCAAGAAACAGGATCACAGCCAAAAGGCTGAATTGCTGTGTAACTTATATCAAAAAATCATAAAATTCAGGTACAGACCAAATAATCATGTTAAACACATGGAAACTGTGACAATCCAGTAATAATAACAATTAACAAATTCATCAGGTAACAGGAAAGTGGTAGACAGGATATTAAAGAAGGAATATTGAATTAGATTATGTTAAAATTACAGACCAATACACCATTACAGGCTCGGAGATGCAGATAAATTTCATATAAAAggcaggcagtggtgtagtgatattgtcgctggactagtaatcaagagTCCCAGGTAATacttcagggaccagggttcgaatcccaccacggcaggtggtgaaatctgaattcaataaaaatctggagttaaaagtctcatgaccatgaaactgttgtcgattgttgtaaaaaaaaccccatctggttcacgaatgtgtttagggaaggaaatctgccatccttacctggtctggcacatctttgactccagattcacagcaatgtggttgactcttaaatgccctctgcaatggcccagCAAACTCCTCAGTCCAAGGGTAATTAGGGTGGgtactaaatgctggccaagccagtgacatccacatcacatgaatgaataaaaaataagtatTTCACTGAGTACTGGAACCATGTGAGGAATTACTCTGTCTGTATTATTGCAGTGCTGTTAATAAAGTCAGTAAAAGACAATCTGTTGTTGGGGATTTGATTATCTGGTGTCTGAAACTACAAGGTTCAATATTTAGAGTCAATAAGATGAACAAAGAAACACACCAGAGCCCAATACTCCAGCTGGATATTCACAGGAGAAAGTCTGGTATCTAATACCTTGAGTGGAGCGAACAGAGAAAGACCCCAACGGTAAAGAACCCTCAAATTATTTATAAATAGGTTTCTAATGTTGACAGATTTCAACAGTCAGTTTCTATCACAGTGAAGTCAATGGAAGGTGAGAGATGGTTAAAGGTTCCAGATAGAAATGTAACTTGATGTTATCATTACCTTACATTGTAGATCCAGGAATGTCACACAAACATTTTCAATCTTCGTACTATTTTCAGACTGTAAAGTTAAACCTGCCGTTTTActttcagtcaggaacagatcccagttttacaccaatctctgatttgacagcatgtttccagcattcttcctgactctaaacatagttgtaaaggagcttctgttccATATCTAGGAGCTCTAAACCATGGAAGAGAGTGGCTTCCTCACACACATCAGGATTAACCCACACATTCAGTCTTCAATATGATTAAAAGCAGAATCTAATTCTTGCAgtcatttgtgaactcgctggtgtgtcacaaggtgtgatgactgagtgaatcccttcccacactcagagcaggtgaatggcctctccccagtgtgaactcgctggtgtttcaggagTTGGGAAGACTGAGAGAATCttttcccacaaacagagcaggtgaatagcctCTCCTTAGTATGAACTCGTTGGTGCACCAGACTGtctgatgactgaatgaatcccttagcacacactgagcaggtgaatggcctctctccaatgtgaactcgctggtgcaacaGAAGCTggtatgactgagtgaatcccttcacactctcagagcagatgaatggtctgttcccagtgtgaacctgctggtgtgtcacaaggtgggatgtctgagtgaatcccttcccacacacacagcaaataaatggcctctcctcagtgtgaactcgctggtgtggttgagtgaatcccttttcacacacacagcaagtgaatggcctcacccCAATGTGATGTCGCTGGTGAATTAGCAAGTCAAATGACTGAACAAATCtcttcccactcacacacaagatgaacagtttctccccagtgtgaagtcgctggtgtattTGCAGATACTTcttgcttttaaagctcttctcacagtcagaacatttaaaaagtcTCTGATCACTGTGTACATGTTGATGTTCAGTGacctgggatgactgagtgaatttgTTGCCACACACAGGCCTGGTGAATgcgctctcctcagtgtgaacttgctcatGAGCCAGGAGGTCACATGAGTCagcaaattccttcccacacatggagcatctGAACAGCCTCTCCTGGGTATGAACTGGCTGGTGTGTCGAcagactggataactgagtaaatccatctccacacatggagaaggtgaaaggtccctccccagtgtgactgcattgATCATGTCCCAGTTCAAAAGGGAAAATTAATCCCATCCCACAGTCACCATATGTCCACGCTTTCTCCGCGATTCAATTATTCatttgtctctccaggttggatgatcagttggaGCCTCACACAGAACACCTGTACATTTCTCCACACTGAATGgtatgatgttttttcaggctgtttaatggttaaagttctttccacagtcagttcactggaacactctcactcgggtgtatgtgtgtctcggtgcttttccagttacactgatgtttaaaatctttccccacagacagaacagacaaacatttctccttccacattcagaggttgatgatattcaggtcctgatgaatcaAGTGACTGTCAGATTTTGATATGATGTTTGTTCTGACTTTCCCATCTGGAAATTCTCTCCCTCGAACTCCCTGCAAAAGGAGTTTACAGAAGTTATCAGTGTAAGTACAGGACATAAATTCAGAGCAAACAATTCTGTGcccacacacacttctccctctctgctcATTGCTCGATTCAGTTTCTAGTCTTCTCTCTAGGTTCTCTCCCCTCCTGTCCTCAAACTGGTGACACTGGCTGTGGATCAATCCCACTCcgtcactctcattctcacaaataatgcagctcacaacaacaatttaacgaagggtcatctggactcgaaacgttctaAATGTTAGCGACGCCAAGATCACAGACACCGCCACCTATTTCTGTGCAGTGAAGATCAATATCGGTCGTACAAAAACCGGCAGAAGAACAGTCCTGGCATGTTTGTAGCCTGTGCTTCATCAGAGAACTGGGCATTTATATAAAGCTGTCCCTGGAAAACTTTCTCCAGTCTCCCAGTAAGTGAAATATATTCCTGATCTGCGTTCCTTATTTAACTTCAGACGAGAAGGAACAACATACTGTTAGATGTGAGTTATTGCCTGTCCGAATCTACACCAGGCACAGTTGCTGTCCAAGGACCTTTCTGATGTCCTGGTTGTGCTGTTCGGTGATTTGCTTTCTAAAGGACCATTTTTCACTTCATTGGTTAAATTCAATCCCAGACTTTTATACATTTTGTTTTTGATATAGAACccagtgacacagactcactgccTTGGGATCCTTTTCAGTTAACTGGCAGGATGAACAGCCCATAATGAGCGGCATTACTGCACGCCTGTCGGTATTCTCCACCTCGGCCGGCACACTATGTTCCAAGTTATTTACTGAGCTGATATCACTTGGGGTACAGTTATGAATTCTGATTTCCCAGACAGGCTCCCCATTGATTTCAACAAGGGCAGGGACAGCAATCCAAACGTTTGATATAAAAACCTGACTCTGTAAAGCTAGAAAGAAACTAATGTCTCAGGTAAAGGCCCCAAAAACATTTGACCGAATGCGCTGAGGTTTATGTGCTTTTCCTGACGCTGTGCCTCACAGCATAGTAATCGGCCGTTCCATCCTCCGCGCTCATGCCGCCTATACTGAGGAACCAGACTCGTCAACAGCCATCACAAatgttgctgagattttccctttCCCAGTGCTAATTTTTTTTAGTGCTAATTACCCATCCTGGGTGCTCTGCCTATTTCTGCTGATGCAATTGCATAGTTGATCTGATTATTCACAATCTAACTGCGCTAAACCTTCTTCTTGCACAGTTAACGGCACCAGAGACTGAGTTACTGCACATATTCCGCCTGTAAAAGTAGATAAATAAGAGTCCAAGGTTAAAGAGGAACGATATATCTGTATGTGTGCGTAAGTTTCCATTTTACAACCTGTCCATATATatatacatgggcggcacggtagcacagtggttagcactgctgcttcacagctccagggacctgggttcgattcccggcttgggtcactgtctgtgtggagtttgcacattctcctcgtgtctgcgtgggtttcctccgggtgctccggtttcctcccactgtccaatgatgtgcgggttaggttgattggccgtgctaaaattgccccttagtgtcctgggatgcataggttagagggattagcgggtaaatatgtagggatatgggggtagggcctgggtgggattgtggtcggtgcagactcgatgggccgaatggcctctttctgtactgtagggtttctatgatttctatgatatatatattatatacatatataccgTGAACTATATTAAATCAGATTACAATCTATTGTCGTCAATCTGCTAAACTGTGTTAATGAACATAATTCTTCACTTACTGTCACATAGCGCCGCCAGTCTGTCTGACTGAGTATCTCAGTGAATGGGAATGGGATGATTGAGACACAATGCAGGGACCAGCCCCATTGTGACCTCACTCAGGAACTCATCCCTTTTGGCTTCGGTGTTGGACCCACGTGACCTTCTAATGAGTATGCAGGGATTTGGTGCCCTCTGCTGGCAGAttctgttcacagtaagaagtctcacaacaccaggttaaagtccaatgggtttatttggtagcaaacaccataagctttcggagcgctgctccttcgtcagatggagtggaaatgtgctctcaaacagtgcacagagacacaaaatcaagttacagaatactgattagaatgcgaatccctacagccaaccaggtcttaaagatggagacaatgtgggtggagggacttgtctgctaatttttttttactgctaaTTACCCATCCTGGGGGCTCTGCCTATTTCTGCATCtgcattgtctgcatctttaagacctggctggctgtagggattcgcattctaatcagtattctgtaacttgatgttgtgtctgtttgcagtgtttgagagcacatttccactccatctgacgaaggagcaggtctccgaaagcttatggtgtttgctaccaaataaacctgttggactttaacctggtgttgtgagacttcttactttgttcaccccagtccaacgccggtatctccacatcagattctgttcaatcagGTTTGGAATGGGGTCATTGAGAACATTTTGGGGCTTGTTGATTTACATACCTCACCAAATATCTTCTTCCGAGAATTCTGAATTGGAATTGGTGAGACTGAATTTTATTATTTGAAGCCAATTGGATGTCATATGATGAGGTTGGCGGCAATGAACCAATCAATAGGGGCCCGGATATGACTCAACTTCTTCCCAACTCTTGACGAAAACAATTTCAGCTTCAACCCGTTCTGGTCACATCCACTGCGAGCTCTCGGCAAACATGTCTCCCGTTACCCTATATTTATTCCTCACAGCAGCAGCTCTTTTAACTGGTAAGTTCACAAGTTGCTCAACACTGTGTTTCACATGTTTCCCTCACACTATATTATGTCGGGCAGTTCGTTCAgtggaagggggtgaggggaggtgatCGGAGGATTGGCTTGATCTCAACTTCGAATAGTCATTCGGATCTCGCTGATTTCAACACTGAACACTGTTTGATGGCAGTCGACACATTTTCGAAGTTAGGCCGAGATTCAAACTTCTCTGATAACAAAAAATGATTTGACAATCACTAGACtttcaaacacacagacactgagcaaTTTCCCGTTCCAGTCACAGGGAATGAAGGCGAGGAACTAATCTCGTTAGAAAGTACAGAATGTTTATGTTGGAAGTTAGAAAGATAAAAAAACAGAGTGTTGATTAACAGTGaatagagaaagtttaacattaacaattgaacagacttctctccatccctctcagaccaggacatgaaatgaccgctccaaaaacatggataacttgtaaaaccaacagctctcaacaccgctctgtaaacatctctccctccacctttctcaaccaaattgccttctcaagaccacttttttatactttaaaaatgttaaaaagaccATCTTAGcccattcccataaatcttcaattataaactaaaatagacacgagtttccgggcgatttaaaaacaaattaactgtctgctgaaagagttaacttttctacagaacctaaaggggtggggagtgagcagcaaaaacttggcacacaattacatcactttacacaagtttaaaacaaaacaaatcattttaaatttcaTCCATTAATTTTTTTGTTCTATTCCTCAACCtacttaatttgatcagtttttgataGGGATGGTAACttttgttctttataaactgattcactcattCTGTTTACTCTACATCAGctcgagaatcagaacccagactttatcatccttatcctttttctccttttgccaccactccctctgttttgcgggagggtcgtggggattccaatcagaactaatcattttatcataaaagtgaaatactgcggatactggaatctgaaagaaaacagaaaatgctggaaaatctccgcaggtctgacagtatctgtggagagagaatagagtcaatgtttcaagtctggatgtccctttataagagctcttatgaagtgtcatccagactcgaaagattggctctattctctaatcagtttaatcgataagtttcttgttcttagtttccaaatggcaggaagagacctgtccggtccccacttgagctctgatttttcgctggccatgcttgggtaggattataaccattagaatctactctcagaggtctgcttttcagtccagtgctacttggagtataccgtcacttcactgACTAatgggtcacaagtccctcacagttcttatcacaaatttatgataaaataatttaaacatgccTGAAAACGCTTCTTCACCTCTTAGTCAGCTTCCTACCCCCGTTTGTTCATTAGTCAGACCCCTTTTTCACAGATTCCAGGatctcagctgctgaacaccagtcggtcctgcaataatctcatagaatctctacagtgcagtaggaggccattcggcccatcaagtatgcaccaaccacaatcccaccgaccctatccccattaccccatgcatttaccccagctagtccccctgacacgaaggggcaatttagcatggccaatccacctaacctgcacttctttggagtgtggaaggaaaccggagcacccggaggaaacctacacagacatggggagaatgtgcaaactccacacaggcagtggcccaagctgggaattgaactcgggtccctggcgctgtgaggcagcagtgctaaccactgtgccacatgccgccccagtttaattctaagtcattctgagtaaatattctcaccagctcctctgttggggccctactaagcagctttaatggtctgtgattgcagaaactgagcagtcacaggaatgtggtcaagatagtccagtcccataatgcctcacattcaatctgcagtccttcaattataacagaatatgtggctgtatgtagctgcctcggccatggtcaaccccaacactgccttcttgaactgttataatgcctgaggtgtaggtacacccacagtgctgttagggagggatttccagctacacattccagactttcactggactgtaggtggataccagattgacatattccattcaaccacacccaaggtgagttattccaattcctt is part of the Mustelus asterias unplaced genomic scaffold, sMusAst1.hap1.1 HAP1_SCAFFOLD_382, whole genome shotgun sequence genome and harbors:
- the LOC144486528 gene encoding uncharacterized protein LOC144486528, which gives rise to MEKPWKCEDCGKGFNYPSHLETHCRSHTGERPFICCVCGKGFVQSQHMQSHQRSHSNKRHLKCSNCEKSFKSKKHLKQHQRTHTGERPFICSVCGKGFTQSATLIRHQQTHTGKRPFTCSVCGKGFIQSSTLLRHLRVHTGERPFPCFNCGKEFTRLDTLSLHQHVHTEKLLFKHYE